A genomic region of Equus caballus isolate H_3958 breed thoroughbred chromosome 1, TB-T2T, whole genome shotgun sequence contains the following coding sequences:
- the LOC100071214 gene encoding phospholipase A2-like — MKLLVLAVLLTVGAGESGISPRAVWQFRSMIQCTIPNSKPYLEYNDYGCYCGLGGSGTSVDELDACCQVHDNCYTKAKELSSCRFLVDNPYTESYKFSCSGTEVTCSDKNNACEAFICNCDRSAAICFSKAPYNLENKNLDSKRCKP, encoded by the coding sequence ATGAAACTCCTTGTGCTGGCTGTTCTGCTTACAGTGGGCGCTGGTGAGAGCGGCATCAGCCCGCGGGCAGTGTGGCAGTTCCGCAGCATGATCCAGTGCACGATCCCCAACAGCAAACCCTATTTGGAATACAATGACTACGGCTGTTACTGTGGCCTGGGTGGATCTGGCACTTCTGTGGATGAACTGGATGCGTGCTGCCAGGTACACGACAATTGCTACACTAAGGCCAAGGAACTGAGCAGCTGTAGATTCCTCGTGGACAACCCCTACACTGAAAGCTACAAATTCTCATGCTCTGGCACTGAGGTCACCTGCAGCGACAAAAACAACGCCTGTGAGGCCTTTATCTGTAACTGTGACCGAAGTGCTGCCATCTGCTTTTCAAAGGCCCCATACAACCTGGAGAACAAGAACCTGGACAGCAAGAGGTGTAAACCCTAA